In the genome of Dickeya fangzhongdai, one region contains:
- the csy3 gene encoding type I-F CRISPR-associated protein Csy3: MAKAATTLKTASVLAFERKLANSDALMLAGNWQQDQWTPVVIQEKSVRGTISNRLKNAVSSDPAKLDAEIQKANLQTVDVAALPFDADTLKVVFTLRVLGNLALPSVCNDQDYQQALTELINGYAREQGFGVLAARYAENIASGRFLWRNRIGAEAVQVVVTHNDKRWEFNGEDYSLRQFSQPSGALAELAHAIEQALAGSDSAFFRVEAQVKLGNGQEVFPSQELVLDERARSGKSKILYQVNDVAAIHSQKIGNALRTVDDWHPEAAETGPIAVEPYGSVTSRGRAYRQPKDKMDFYTLLDNWVIKGNVPEVAQQHYVIATLIRGGVFGEKGE; the protein is encoded by the coding sequence ATGGCAAAAGCAGCAACCACGTTGAAAACCGCATCGGTACTGGCGTTTGAGCGCAAGCTGGCGAATTCCGATGCGTTGATGTTGGCGGGCAACTGGCAGCAGGACCAGTGGACGCCGGTAGTGATTCAGGAAAAATCGGTGCGCGGCACCATCTCCAACCGGTTGAAAAACGCCGTCAGCAGCGACCCGGCCAAGCTGGATGCCGAAATTCAGAAAGCCAACCTGCAAACGGTGGATGTAGCAGCGCTGCCGTTTGATGCCGACACGCTGAAAGTGGTTTTTACACTGCGGGTGCTGGGCAATCTGGCGCTGCCATCGGTGTGTAACGATCAGGATTATCAGCAGGCGCTGACCGAACTGATTAACGGCTACGCCCGCGAGCAGGGCTTTGGCGTGCTGGCGGCGCGTTACGCCGAGAACATCGCCAGCGGTCGTTTCCTGTGGCGCAACCGTATCGGCGCAGAAGCGGTGCAGGTGGTAGTGACACATAACGATAAGCGTTGGGAATTCAACGGCGAAGATTACTCGCTGCGCCAGTTTAGCCAACCGTCTGGCGCGCTGGCCGAGTTAGCGCACGCCATTGAGCAGGCGCTGGCGGGGAGTGATTCAGCGTTCTTCCGCGTGGAAGCGCAGGTGAAGCTGGGCAACGGGCAGGAAGTGTTCCCGTCGCAGGAACTGGTGCTGGATGAGCGGGCGCGCAGCGGCAAGAGCAAGATTCTGTATCAGGTCAACGACGTGGCGGCGATCCATTCACAGAAAATCGGCAACGCGCTGCGCACCGTCGATGACTGGCACCCGGAAGCGGCGGAAACCGGGCCGATCGCGGTCGAACCCTATGGCTCGGTGACCAGCCGCGGCCGTGCCTACCGTCAGCCGAAAGATAAAATGGATTTCTACACGTTGCTGGATAACTGGGTAATCAAAGGCAACGTGCCGGAGGTGGCGCAGCAGCATTACGTGATCGCCACGCTGATTCGCGGCGGGGTGTTCGGCGAGAAAGGCGAGTAA
- the cas3f gene encoding type I-F CRISPR-associated helicase Cas3f yields MNILLVSECNKRALVETRRVLDQFAERKGERTWQTAITAEGLKTLRQLLRKTARRNTAVACHWIRSANHTELLWIVGNLRRFNLQGSVPTNRTERDILRSNDENPWHSAEAFSLLAAIAGLFHDIGKANGLFQAGLQGKGPRSQPYRHEWVSLRLFQAFVGDRDDTGWLMALTAVSPEDEATLLARLQQDDPESWASPFRALPPLAQVVGWLIVSHHRLPLFQPWEKQDGDNVSPDLACADRWLTGQVSPRWNAVNHLNFDGSDTQWEQVWQFPHGTPLQSRVWCEKARKFAARALKLPSLMTFGQLDQRLTVHLARLVLMLADHHYSSAAATTGWQDPRYTVWANTDRKTGKLKQQLDEHCVGVGQNALLLGRSLPHLRDTLPAITRHKGFRQCSTDARFRWQDKAFDKVCAIREQAARHGFFGVNMASTGRGKTLANARIMYALADESAGCRFSVALGLRTLTLQTGDALRQRLTLEEDDLAVLIGSQAVQELHERRQQEERAAQTGSESAEALFAEHQYVSYEGSLDDGRLKTWLEKSPTLHQLLSAPVLVTTIDHLMPATESLRGGHQIAPMLRLLTADLVLDEPDDFGLEDLPALCRLVNWAGMLGSRVLLSSATLPPALIRALFEAYLNGRAAWQQAYGEPGTPLDICCGWFDEFDSDCRQLANTAAFAEQHQAFVAGRIDKLQQQELTLRWAEIEPVTSPSQEASAVCRAVAQTLHQRLFALHQHHHQTHSGGKTVSLGLIRMANINPLVAVARALMEMPSPPDYCVHYCVYHSQHPLAMRSHIEARLDAALMRKHPDALWQVAEIRDAIEQQPQQHHLFVVLATAVAEVGRDHDYDWAIAEPSSMRSFIQLAGRILRHRQREEFVPTSPNFYLLSHNVQALKGEPVAFCRPGFESKDRRLTSHDLRELLKPEDYRAISAAPRIQPPELKKPLTLVTLEHAALAGKLFGQKNVSPSQPTAVLWWREPLHWNGELQRRTAFRQSELQQRYCLWLDDESDAPRFMVPDDGPSGWKDSEAIRPVTLTLAEGVTSWVQMDCAARYSQLAEEKQWELAWVSARFGEINLSKRDNQWFWHPLLGVFGEQS; encoded by the coding sequence ATGAATATTCTGCTGGTTTCCGAATGCAACAAGCGGGCGCTGGTGGAAACCCGCCGGGTGCTGGATCAGTTCGCCGAGCGTAAGGGGGAGCGCACCTGGCAGACCGCCATCACCGCAGAAGGGCTGAAAACGCTGCGCCAGTTGCTGCGTAAAACCGCGCGACGTAACACCGCCGTCGCCTGTCACTGGATTCGCAGCGCCAATCACACCGAACTGCTGTGGATTGTCGGCAATCTGCGGCGTTTCAATCTGCAGGGCAGCGTACCGACCAACCGCACCGAGCGCGATATTCTGCGCAGCAACGATGAAAACCCGTGGCATAGCGCCGAAGCCTTCAGCCTGCTGGCGGCGATTGCCGGCTTGTTCCACGACATCGGCAAAGCCAATGGGTTATTTCAGGCCGGATTGCAGGGTAAAGGGCCGCGCAGCCAGCCTTATCGCCATGAATGGGTGTCGCTGCGGCTGTTTCAGGCGTTTGTCGGCGATCGGGATGACACCGGCTGGCTGATGGCGCTTACCGCCGTCAGCCCGGAGGATGAGGCTACGCTGCTGGCGCGGTTGCAGCAGGATGATCCGGAATCATGGGCATCACCGTTTCGCGCTTTGCCGCCGCTGGCGCAGGTGGTGGGCTGGCTGATTGTGTCGCATCACCGCTTGCCGCTGTTTCAGCCGTGGGAAAAGCAAGATGGCGACAACGTTTCGCCCGATCTGGCGTGCGCTGACCGTTGGCTTACCGGGCAGGTTTCACCGCGCTGGAATGCCGTCAACCATCTGAATTTTGATGGCAGCGATACGCAGTGGGAACAGGTGTGGCAATTCCCGCATGGCACGCCGCTGCAAAGTCGCGTCTGGTGCGAAAAGGCGCGCAAGTTCGCCGCCCGCGCGCTGAAATTGCCGTCGCTGATGACCTTCGGTCAGTTGGATCAACGGTTGACAGTGCATCTGGCGCGGCTGGTGTTGATGCTGGCGGATCACCATTACTCCTCTGCTGCCGCCACGACCGGCTGGCAGGATCCCCGCTATACGGTATGGGCTAACACGGATAGGAAGACCGGCAAACTTAAGCAGCAACTGGACGAACACTGCGTCGGCGTGGGGCAGAATGCGCTGTTGCTGGGGCGCAGCCTGCCGCACCTGCGCGACACGCTGCCCGCCATCACCCGGCACAAGGGCTTTCGCCAGTGCAGCACCGATGCGCGTTTTCGCTGGCAGGATAAAGCGTTTGATAAGGTTTGCGCGATACGTGAGCAGGCCGCCCGCCACGGCTTCTTTGGCGTCAACATGGCCTCTACCGGGCGCGGCAAGACGCTGGCCAATGCCCGCATCATGTACGCGCTGGCAGACGAATCCGCCGGGTGTCGCTTTTCGGTGGCGCTCGGTCTGCGCACGCTGACGCTGCAAACCGGCGACGCGCTGCGCCAGCGCCTGACGCTGGAGGAGGACGATCTGGCGGTATTGATCGGCTCGCAGGCGGTGCAGGAGCTGCATGAGCGACGGCAGCAAGAGGAACGTGCCGCGCAGACCGGCAGCGAATCCGCCGAGGCGCTGTTTGCGGAACATCAGTACGTCAGCTACGAAGGTTCGCTGGATGACGGGCGGCTGAAAACCTGGCTGGAAAAATCGCCGACGCTGCATCAACTGCTGAGCGCGCCGGTGCTGGTCACTACCATTGATCACCTGATGCCGGCGACCGAAAGCCTGCGCGGCGGTCATCAGATTGCACCGATGCTGCGGTTGCTGACCGCCGATCTGGTGCTGGACGAACCGGACGATTTCGGGCTGGAAGACCTGCCCGCGCTGTGTCGGCTGGTGAACTGGGCGGGGATGCTCGGTTCACGGGTGTTGCTGTCGTCCGCCACGCTGCCGCCGGCGCTGATTCGCGCGCTGTTCGAGGCTTATCTGAACGGTCGCGCTGCCTGGCAGCAGGCGTATGGCGAGCCGGGAACGCCGTTGGATATTTGCTGCGGCTGGTTTGATGAATTCGACAGTGACTGCCGGCAGTTGGCGAATACCGCCGCCTTTGCCGAACAGCATCAGGCGTTTGTCGCCGGGCGTATCGACAAGCTGCAACAGCAGGAATTGACGTTACGCTGGGCGGAGATTGAGCCGGTGACCAGCCCGTCGCAAGAGGCGAGCGCTGTGTGCCGGGCGGTGGCGCAAACCCTGCACCAACGGTTGTTTGCGCTGCATCAGCACCATCACCAGACGCATTCCGGCGGCAAAACCGTGTCGCTGGGGTTGATTCGCATGGCGAACATCAACCCGCTGGTGGCGGTGGCGCGTGCGCTGATGGAGATGCCTTCCCCGCCGGATTACTGCGTGCATTATTGCGTTTATCACAGCCAGCACCCGCTGGCGATGCGCTCCCACATCGAAGCGCGGCTGGATGCGGCGCTGATGCGCAAACACCCGGACGCACTGTGGCAGGTGGCGGAAATTCGTGACGCCATCGAACAGCAGCCGCAGCAGCATCATCTGTTTGTGGTGCTGGCGACGGCGGTGGCGGAAGTGGGCCGCGATCACGATTACGACTGGGCCATCGCTGAACCCAGCTCGATGCGTTCTTTTATTCAGTTGGCCGGGCGTATTCTGCGCCACCGCCAGCGTGAAGAGTTTGTGCCGACTTCGCCCAATTTTTATTTGCTGAGCCATAACGTGCAGGCGCTGAAAGGGGAACCGGTGGCGTTTTGCCGCCCCGGTTTTGAATCGAAAGATCGCCGACTGACCAGCCATGACCTGCGGGAATTGCTTAAACCGGAGGACTATCGTGCTATCAGCGCCGCGCCGCGTATTCAGCCACCGGAACTCAAAAAGCCGTTGACGCTGGTGACGCTGGAACATGCCGCGCTGGCCGGGAAACTGTTTGGGCAGAAAAACGTATCGCCTTCGCAGCCAACGGCGGTGCTGTGGTGGCGCGAACCGCTGCACTGGAACGGCGAACTGCAACGGCGCACGGCGTTTCGCCAGTCAGAACTACAGCAGCGCTACTGCCTGTGGCTGGATGACGAAAGCGACGCGCCGCGTTTTATGGTGCCGGACGACGGGCCGAGCGGCTGGAAAGACAGCGAGGCGATCCGGCCCGTAACGCTGACGCTGGCCGAGGGCGTCACCAGTTGGGTGCAGATGGACTGCGCCGCCCGCTATTCGCAACTGGCGGAGGAAAAACAGTGGGAACTGGCGTGGGTCAGCGCCCGCTTCGGTGAAATCAACCTGAGCAAGCGAGATAACCAATGGTTCTGGCATCCGCTGTTAGGGGTGTTTGGGGAGCAATCATGA
- the csy2 gene encoding type I-F CRISPR-associated protein Csy2, with protein MSSLIILRRIQVENANAIAGHTYGFPAISHFLGFTHALSRQLQLSHGLTLQGCGVVCHQHQLHAYGSGWNRSFALTRNPLTKEEKTAAFNEEGRMHLTVSLLMECHGMLPGEDGLEALKQLLQQLALRQRLAGGLIVDIEQVNVHDLPADESKTRGLMRRLLPGFVLLDRTPLLLSHHQTLQQSDPQAEMLDAWLDFAALKHHAVRSPDDDVSWQPLPKPDGGYLVPLMTGYRAISPLYAPGEVEKTRDPSTRFCFAEAIYGVGEWRGAHRINDINRILWRYHYQNGTYRCLQTADDLNSAADDYDELEFNY; from the coding sequence ATGAGCAGCCTGATTATTCTGCGGCGTATTCAGGTGGAAAACGCCAACGCCATCGCCGGGCACACTTACGGTTTTCCCGCCATCAGCCATTTTCTCGGCTTTACCCACGCGCTGTCGCGCCAGTTGCAGCTATCACATGGCCTGACGCTGCAAGGCTGCGGCGTGGTGTGCCATCAGCACCAGTTGCACGCTTACGGCAGCGGCTGGAACCGCAGCTTTGCACTGACGCGCAACCCGCTGACCAAAGAAGAAAAAACCGCCGCCTTTAATGAAGAGGGGCGGATGCACCTCACCGTGTCGCTGCTGATGGAATGTCACGGCATGTTGCCCGGTGAAGACGGGCTTGAGGCGTTAAAACAGCTGTTGCAGCAACTGGCGCTGCGCCAGCGGCTGGCGGGCGGGTTGATTGTGGATATTGAACAGGTAAACGTTCATGACCTGCCTGCCGACGAGAGCAAGACCCGCGGCCTGATGCGTCGTTTGCTGCCGGGCTTTGTCTTGCTGGACCGCACCCCGCTGCTGCTGTCGCATCATCAGACTTTACAGCAGAGTGACCCGCAGGCAGAGATGCTGGATGCCTGGCTGGATTTCGCCGCCCTGAAACATCACGCGGTGCGCTCCCCTGACGATGACGTGAGCTGGCAGCCGCTGCCCAAGCCTGACGGCGGCTATCTGGTGCCGCTGATGACCGGCTACCGCGCCATTTCGCCGCTGTACGCCCCCGGCGAGGTGGAGAAAACCCGCGACCCGTCGACCCGGTTCTGTTTTGCCGAGGCCATTTACGGCGTTGGCGAATGGCGCGGCGCGCATCGCATTAATGATATCAACCGTATCCTCTGGCGTTACCACTATCAAAACGGCACCTACCGATGCCTGCAAACCGCTGACGACCTGAACAGCGCGGCGGATGATTACGACGAACTCGAATTCAATTACTGA
- a CDS encoding amino acid aminotransferase: MFQNVDAYAGDPILSLMEKFKQDPRTDKVNLSIGLYYDGQGVIPQLQAVSAAETQMQAEPQQASVYLPMEGLAAYRSAVQTLLFGEHHPALTAQRIATIQTLGGSGALKVGADFLKCYFPDSEVWVSDPTWENHIAIFSGAGFTVHTYPYFDADTLGVNVEGMINALKQLPPRSIVLLHPCCHNPTGSDLTHAEWDRVIEVLIKGELVPFLDIAYQGFGGGMDDDAYAIRAIASAGLPALVSNSFSKIFSLYGERVGGLSVVCEDQDAAGRVLGQLKATVRRNYSSPPSFGAQVVSRVLNDSSLNASWHEEVEAMRLRILEMRQTLVDELKKALPNRNFDYLLTQRGMFSYTGFSAAQVDRLREEFGVYLIASGRICIAGLNHHNVQRVAAAFAAVQ; the protein is encoded by the coding sequence GTGTTCCAGAATGTTGACGCCTACGCTGGCGACCCTATCCTGTCCCTGATGGAAAAATTCAAACAAGACCCGCGTACTGACAAAGTAAACCTCAGTATTGGGCTTTATTACGACGGACAGGGCGTCATTCCCCAGTTGCAGGCGGTCAGCGCCGCGGAAACACAGATGCAGGCCGAGCCGCAGCAGGCTTCGGTCTATCTGCCGATGGAAGGGTTGGCCGCCTACCGCAGCGCGGTACAGACGCTGCTGTTCGGCGAACACCACCCGGCGCTCACCGCGCAGCGCATCGCCACCATCCAGACGCTGGGCGGTTCCGGCGCGCTGAAAGTGGGCGCAGATTTCCTCAAATGCTATTTTCCGGATTCCGAAGTCTGGGTTAGCGACCCGACCTGGGAAAACCACATCGCCATTTTCTCCGGCGCGGGCTTTACGGTGCACACCTACCCGTACTTTGACGCCGACACGCTGGGCGTCAACGTGGAAGGCATGATCAACGCCCTGAAACAGTTGCCGCCGCGCAGCATCGTGCTGCTGCATCCGTGCTGCCACAACCCGACCGGCTCAGACCTGACCCACGCCGAGTGGGACCGCGTCATCGAAGTGCTGATCAAAGGCGAACTGGTGCCGTTCCTTGATATCGCCTATCAGGGTTTTGGCGGCGGCATGGACGACGATGCGTACGCCATCCGCGCCATCGCCAGCGCCGGCCTGCCCGCGCTGGTCAGCAACTCGTTTTCCAAAATCTTCTCGCTGTATGGCGAGCGCGTCGGCGGGTTGTCCGTGGTGTGCGAAGACCAGGACGCCGCCGGCCGCGTACTCGGCCAGTTGAAAGCCACCGTGCGCCGCAACTACTCCAGCCCGCCGAGCTTCGGCGCGCAGGTGGTATCGCGCGTGCTGAACGATAGCTCGCTCAACGCCAGCTGGCATGAAGAAGTGGAAGCCATGCGCCTGCGCATTCTGGAAATGCGCCAGACGCTGGTGGATGAACTGAAAAAAGCGCTGCCGAATCGCAACTTCGACTACCTGCTGACCCAGCGCGGCATGTTCAGCTACACCGGCTTTAGCGCCGCACAGGTGGACCGCCTGCGCGAAGAGTTCGGCGTGTACCTTATCGCCAGCGGCCGTATCTGCATCGCCGGTTTAAACCATCACAACGTGCAGCGCGTGGCTGCCGCCTTCGCTGCCGTACAGTAA
- the cas1f gene encoding type I-F CRISPR-associated endonuclease Cas1f, with protein sequence MDNVFSPSDLKTILHSKRANIYYLQHCRILVNGGRVEYVTEEGNQSLYWNIPIANTSVVMLGTGTSVTQAAMREFARAGVMVGFCGGGGTPLFAANEAEVAVSWLSPQSEYRPTEYLQDWVSFWFDEQQRLAAAIAFQQVRIGQIRQHWLGGRLSRESRFAIKPEQVEALLNRYQQGLVDCRTGNDVLVQEAMMTKALYRLAANAVSYGEFTRAKRGGGTDLANRFLDHGNYLAYGLAAVALWVLGLPHGLAVLHGKTRRGGLVFDVADLIKDALILPQAFIAAMEGEDEQDFRQRCLTAFRQSEALDVMIDSLQQVAQQRSQVAR encoded by the coding sequence ATGGATAACGTATTCAGCCCGTCGGATTTAAAAACCATTCTGCATTCCAAACGCGCCAATATTTATTACCTCCAGCATTGCCGTATTTTGGTGAATGGCGGACGGGTGGAATATGTCACTGAAGAAGGAAATCAGTCGCTGTACTGGAATATCCCTATCGCCAATACCAGCGTGGTGATGCTCGGCACCGGCACCTCGGTGACGCAGGCGGCGATGCGGGAATTTGCCCGCGCCGGGGTGATGGTCGGGTTTTGCGGCGGTGGGGGCACGCCGCTGTTCGCCGCCAATGAGGCCGAAGTGGCGGTGTCGTGGCTGTCGCCGCAGAGCGAGTACCGGCCTACCGAATATTTGCAGGATTGGGTCAGCTTCTGGTTTGACGAACAACAGCGGCTGGCAGCGGCCATTGCCTTTCAGCAGGTACGCATCGGGCAGATTCGCCAGCACTGGCTGGGAGGGCGACTGTCGCGCGAATCGCGTTTCGCCATCAAACCGGAACAGGTGGAAGCCTTGCTTAACCGCTATCAGCAAGGGCTGGTTGACTGTCGCACCGGTAACGATGTGCTGGTGCAGGAAGCGATGATGACCAAAGCGCTGTACCGGCTGGCGGCCAACGCGGTGAGCTATGGCGAGTTTACCCGTGCCAAACGCGGCGGCGGCACCGATCTGGCGAACCGCTTTCTCGACCACGGCAACTATCTGGCTTATGGGTTGGCGGCGGTGGCGCTGTGGGTGCTGGGCCTGCCGCATGGTCTGGCGGTGCTGCACGGCAAAACCCGGCGCGGCGGGCTGGTGTTTGATGTGGCCGATCTGATCAAAGACGCGCTGATTTTGCCGCAGGCGTTCATTGCCGCAATGGAAGGCGAAGACGAGCAGGATTTCCGCCAGCGCTGCCTGACGGCGTTTCGCCAGTCAGAGGCGCTGGATGTGATGATCGACAGCCTGCAACAGGTAGCGCAGCAGCGCAGCCAGGTGGCGCGATGA
- the cas6f gene encoding type I-F CRISPR-associated endoribonuclease Cas6/Csy4, giving the protein MDHYIEIRVLPDPEFSGVQLLSALFAKLHRALGQRATGAIGVSFPDAGKTLGERLRLHGSVQELAALEQTGWLKGLRDYTAITEPLPVPAGAKHRIVRRVQVKSSAERLRRRAVNKGRMTEDEAAARIPYAVEKRTSLPYLPLRSLSNGQAFLLFVEHGPLQDKPVAGAFSSYGLSAAATIPWF; this is encoded by the coding sequence ATGGACCACTATATCGAGATTCGGGTGCTGCCCGACCCGGAGTTCAGCGGCGTGCAGTTGCTGAGCGCGCTGTTCGCCAAGCTGCACCGGGCGCTGGGGCAGCGGGCGACGGGCGCCATCGGGGTGAGCTTTCCGGATGCGGGCAAAACGCTGGGGGAACGGCTACGGCTGCACGGCAGCGTGCAGGAACTGGCGGCGCTGGAGCAAACCGGCTGGCTGAAAGGGCTGCGCGACTATACCGCCATTACCGAGCCGCTACCGGTGCCGGCGGGGGCGAAGCACCGCATCGTGCGCCGGGTGCAGGTGAAAAGCAGCGCTGAGCGACTGCGCCGCCGGGCGGTGAACAAAGGCCGGATGACTGAGGATGAAGCCGCTGCCCGCATTCCCTATGCGGTGGAAAAACGCACCTCGCTGCCGTATCTGCCGCTGCGCAGCCTCTCCAACGGACAAGCGTTTTTACTGTTTGTCGAGCACGGCCCGTTGCAGGACAAACCGGTCGCCGGAGCGTTCTCCAGTTACGGGTTAAGCGCCGCCGCCACCATCCCGTGGTTTTGA
- the csy1 gene encoding type I-F CRISPR-associated protein Csy1, which translates to MEESELRQFIVSYIENRKQAKLDAFDKAADKQRAALSGEALAAAELTLVQKRRKIEHAYEVRTWLTDAASKASQIKRATHVLKFTHSSAKGSSRLDLFKDLSLPFLSTASLSHPILDTAVDNAAVLGIATFLTEEHQGNSLVAALQRGDHRSLGALAENPQQLAQWLAGFKQVLSDKQPSSHSLAKQIYFPVGDGEYHLLSPLYSSSLSQALDQRLNAVRFGEQAKAIREARRQKRWHDEVDVNYPGIAVQNMGGDNKQNVSALNVKRNGRSYLFNCSPPQWRSQDKPPVEHDTIFRNSGELYTRTRDQLSAMRKFLLSVKEVDNNREIRNQRRRYLDQLIDTLFGYVATVQNLRPAGWSVDSRLNVPLQLWLDPLRGLQDKDFLRERDAGDWQREVAYEFGRWLNARLQHEKLIFGEVERREWSTAALFKQRLRETERLLKEELA; encoded by the coding sequence ATGGAGGAGAGTGAATTAAGGCAATTTATTGTCAGTTATATCGAAAATCGAAAGCAGGCCAAGCTGGATGCCTTCGATAAAGCCGCCGATAAGCAGCGGGCGGCGTTAAGCGGTGAGGCGCTGGCCGCGGCGGAGTTAACGTTGGTGCAGAAGCGGCGCAAGATAGAACATGCTTACGAGGTACGCACCTGGTTGACGGATGCTGCCTCTAAAGCGAGCCAAATAAAACGAGCAACGCATGTTTTGAAATTTACCCACAGTTCAGCAAAAGGAAGTAGTCGATTAGATTTGTTCAAGGATCTGTCGTTACCTTTTTTATCCACGGCATCATTAAGTCACCCGATTTTAGATACTGCGGTTGATAATGCGGCGGTTCTTGGTATTGCAACATTCTTGACCGAAGAGCATCAGGGTAATTCGCTGGTGGCGGCGCTACAGCGGGGCGACCACCGCTCATTGGGAGCGCTGGCAGAAAACCCGCAGCAGCTTGCGCAGTGGCTGGCAGGGTTTAAGCAAGTGCTGAGCGATAAGCAGCCCAGTTCTCATTCCCTTGCTAAACAGATCTACTTCCCGGTGGGTGATGGGGAATACCACTTACTCAGCCCGCTGTATTCGTCCTCGCTGTCGCAGGCGCTGGACCAACGCCTGAATGCGGTGCGCTTTGGCGAGCAGGCTAAAGCCATCCGCGAAGCCAGACGGCAGAAGCGCTGGCACGATGAGGTTGACGTCAACTACCCCGGTATTGCGGTGCAGAACATGGGCGGTGATAACAAGCAAAATGTCTCTGCCCTGAATGTCAAACGTAATGGTCGCTCCTATCTGTTCAACTGTTCGCCGCCACAGTGGCGCAGTCAGGATAAACCGCCGGTTGAGCATGACACCATCTTTCGTAACAGTGGTGAGCTGTATACACGGACTCGCGATCAACTCAGTGCGATGCGAAAATTTTTGCTCAGCGTCAAAGAGGTGGACAACAACCGCGAAATTCGCAATCAGCGCCGGCGCTACCTCGACCAGTTGATCGATACCTTGTTTGGCTATGTCGCCACGGTGCAAAACCTGCGCCCGGCGGGCTGGAGTGTGGATTCCCGTCTGAATGTTCCCCTGCAACTGTGGTTGGATCCGTTGCGCGGCTTGCAGGATAAGGATTTTCTGCGTGAACGCGACGCCGGTGACTGGCAGCGGGAGGTCGCTTATGAATTTGGCCGCTGGCTGAATGCGCGATTACAGCACGAGAAACTGATTTTCGGCGAAGTGGAGCGCCGCGAGTGGTCTACCGCTGCGTTGTTCAAACAGCGTCTGCGTGAAACCGAGCGACTGCTGAAGGAGGAACTGGCATGA